CAAGACCACCAGACCCGTGTTACACAAAGTCTCGGCAGCAACGCGTGAACGCGGATCCTGGGCCAAGATGGCGTCCAGAATGGCATCAGAAATTTGATCGGCTACTTTATCGGGATGGCCTTCACCGACCGACTCGGACGTGAAGAAGAATTCTTTAGACACAGCGCTACCTCCTGGTGGATAACCCAACCCTGCGGATGCTAGAGCGGCGCTATCTTGATGACTGATGACCACAGAAGGCAGACGCTTTAGCGGAATTTATTGGACAACAACGTAAACTCTCGTTGCGCCATCGCCCCGCAAGTTGTGAATTAAATCGGCGATGGCCCTAACTATAAGGCAGATGATTCTCCTATTCAAACTCGCAGCAGCCTTGCCCCTATGGGTCGCCAGGGGGATTGGCCTGGCCCTGGGCTGGTTGGTCTGGGCCTTGTCGCCCCGGTATCGTCAGTTAACCCGAGACAATTGGGCGCGCGCCTGCGAATCTGGACGACTCGGCCCGCTACTGCAGCGATCCCCGGCGCGCGCCGCCAGGATTCTGCGCCAATCGATTGGCCATGCGGGTCTAATCGCAGCGGAGTTACCAAAAATTTGGTGCGACCCGGCCTCAGCAACACGCATGCGAATCACGGGCATGGACGCTGTGAAGGAAGCAATTGGCCGTGGCCGCGGCGTGGTGATTCTCACGCCTCACCTTGGCGCTTTTGAGCTATCAGCGCGGGCTTTTGCTCAGCACCTGCCCATCACTGTTTTGTATCGGCCGGCCCGTCAAGCAGCCTTGCGCCGCCTGATGGAAGCGCTTCGCCCCCTGCCCCAGATGGCCACGGCACCCGCAAACAGTGCCGGTGTGCGCCAATTGCTTCGGGCCCTGCGCAAGGGCGAGGCGGTGGGGATGCTGCCCGATCAGGTGCCAAGCAGTGGCGAAGGGCTCTGGGCGGATTTTTTTGGCCGCCCTGCCTACACCATGACCCTGCCCATTCGTCTGGCGCAGACCACTGGCGCAGTGATTGTCTGGGCTCTGGCCATTCGCACGCAGCGTGGTTGGCATCTGGATCTTTCTGTCTGGGATGTCGACCTGCAGAACAAGAGCGTGTCAATGGAGGCCTTGATTGACCAGATGAACAAAGCATTGGAGACCCAGATCGCCCGTGCGCCGGAGCAGTATCTCTGGGCCTATAACCGGTACAAAACCCCGAAAGGGGTTGTCTTGCTCGGGCATGAACGTCCCGAATCACCGGGGGAGTCATCTTGAATCGGGCCCTGACTTGGCTGCTGCTTTGGGGCTGCCGCTTGATTTCTTTTGGGCCGCGCCCACTTCTGCGCGGAATCGCCTGGGTCTTGGGGCAGTTGGTGTTCTGGGTGGCCGCACAGCGTCGCCATGTTGCCCTAGTCAATCTAAAAATCTGCTTTCCGCACTGGACGCAGATGCAGCGGCGCGCAGTTGCCAAACGCCATTTCTATTTCTATGCACGAGCGTTTTTAGAGCGTTTCGAAATCTGGTTTGGTAGCGAGGAGCGGCTGCGCCGTCGCGTGAAGATCATGGGCCTGGCCAATTTCACTGCCCACGAAGGAAAGCCTGTAATCATTCTTGCGCCCCATTTTCTTGGGCTGGATGCGGGCGGCGTTCGCTTTCAGTTGGAGCGCCAATTCGCATCGATGTATTCCCGGCAATCCAATCCTGTGCTGGATGATTGGACCCGCCGGGGTCGCACACGTTTTAATGAGCCGCTGATCCTGCCAAGGCATCAGGGCATGACCACGATTGCCCGTTGGCTCAGGCGCGGTGTACCGCTTTACTTCTTGCCGGACATGGACCTGGGGACTCGCGACGCAGTCTTCGCCCCATTTTTCGGCGAACCTGCGGCCACGGTGACCAGTGTGGTTCGCCTGTCGCGACTGCTGGGGGCAACCGTCGTGCCGCTGGTAACCCGCATGACTGACGATGGCTATGAAGCCACGTTTTATCCGGGCTGGCAGCACCCCAACGACGACCAGCAAGAAACGCTGGAGCAGGCGGCAACCAAAATGAACCAGTTTATCGAGCAGCGAATTCTGGAAATGCCTGAACAATATCTTTGGACACACCGCCGATTTAAATCGCGGCCCCCCGGGATGGCCTCGGTCTATGGATAATCGCGTTTTATGAAGATTGCGTTTACAAAAATGCAGGGGGCCGGAAACGACTTTGTGGTGATTGATGCCACCCGCGCCCCATTGTCTTTCACAACCCAGCAATGGCAAAGAATTGCGGATCGGCGTTTTGGCGTGGGTGCCGATCAGATTTTGATTGTTGAAGCATCGGATACACCGCAGGCAGATTTTGTTTATCGAATTTTTAACGCGGACGGCCAAGAGGTGGAGCAATGCGGCAATGGGGCCCGTTGTTTTGCGCGATTTGTTCGCGACCATGGGCTCAGCACTGCTGAAACCATCCGGGTCAAAACAAAGTCCGGCATTATTTCGCCAACCATTCATGCAGATGGCACGGTCACGGTGGACATGGGCATTCCAAGATATTTGCCCGAGGCAGTTGGCTTTGATGCATCGGGCCTGCCCCATCGCCACGAAGATCGTGCCGAGCTTTGGGAGTTATGTCCACCCCATGGCGCAGCGTTTTGGATCTCGGTGGTCTCCATGGGTAATCCACACGCGGTTCAGTATGTCACTGGCCTTGCTGACTATCCGGTGCAAGACATTGGTGCTTGGCTTGAATCTCACCCGCGATTTCGTCATCGTGTGAACGCTGGGTTTGCTGAGATGGTGTCCTCTCAGGAAATTAATCTACGCGTTTTTGAGCGCGGCTCAGGTGAGACCCTGGCCTGTGGCACGGGCGCTTGTGCGGCGGTCGTGTCTGGCATCTTGCGCGGCATGCTCAAGGCAGACGCAGCCGTATCGGTGAATACCCGTGGTGGACGTTTGGTGATTCGCTGGCCCGGTAATGCCCAAGGCCATGTCATGATGACTGGGCCTGCTGAGCCAGTATTCGAAGGAGTAATAGAACTGTGACGCAAAAAGAGCCAACTTTGGACCTGGGATCAACGCTGACTGCCATGCAGGTTGCGGATTATTTAAAGGCCCATCCAGATTTTTTTGATCAGCATCCGCATGTCTTGGGCGATATTAATGTGCCGCACCCCGAATCGGGCAAGGCCATTTCATTGGTGGAACGACAGGCGATGGTTCTGCGCGACCGCATTAAATCAATGGAATTAAAGCTTGCTGATTTATTGCGTCACGGCCAAGAAAACGACGCCATCTCCAACTCGATTCAGCGCTGGGTTCGCGGTTTATTTCTACACAACGATCTTGATGGCCTGCCAACATTTCTCGCGGATTCCTTGGCCACAACCTTTAATGTGCCGCAGGTGGCCATTTCGATTTGGAATTGCAGCGAAGAGTGGCGAGATAACGATTGGGTGGGAAGCCCAACGGCTGATTTTGTCAGCCAGATAGACGGCCTGCGTGCCCCGATCTGCGGCCCTGCTGGCCTGTCATCGGCGGCCAGGCTTTTGCCTGAAGCAGGCAGAGACTGCCAGTCCATGGCGATTCTGCCCTTGCGTATGGGCGCTGCACCCGAGGCCTATGGTGTGTTGATTCTGGGTTCGCCCGATCCGCGACGTTTTTCTGCCGATATGGGTGTCGCGTTTTTAGAGCGCATTAGTGAGATTGCCAGCGCAGCGCTGTCTCCGCTTTATGCCAACACCAACGCTTGATTCATTCGTTAACGATTTCTTAAATTCGCTGGCACACGAGCGCAGATACTCTGCCCATACGGTGTCCAACTATCGCCGGGATTTGGCAAAGTTGGTGGCAGCCCTCTCTGCCAAACCCGTTCAAGAGATTCGCGCGGTGGATATCCGGCAGCAGGTGGGGCAGTGGCGAATGGGTGGCCTGTCACCCAAAAGTATTTCGCGGCGGCTGTCGGCTTGGCGATCTTTTTTTGATTGGCTTTCGCAACGCATCACCTTGTCGGCCAACCCCGCCAAAAGCGTTCGCGCGCCAAAGCCTGCCAAGCGATTACCAAAGGCCCTTTCCACAGATTGGGCGGTTCAGTTCGTGGCAGGCGACTCTGGCCAGGCCGAAGCGCAGACCGGTGAGCAGGATGAATTCTTGCGGGCCCGCGATACAGCCATGTTGGAGCTGATGTATTCCTGCGGGCTGCGGCTTTCCGAATTGGTGTCTTTGAATGATCGTCCGCCTGCCTCGTCGATCGGCCAGGGTTTTGGTTGGGTCGACACGCAGGCTCAGGAGGTGTTGGTGGTGGGCAAAGGCAATAAGACTCGGCGCGTTCCAATCGGTGGACCGGCACTTGCGGCGCTTGCGCACTGGCGGTCGTGCCGGGCCAAGCATCCCAATGGGGCAATGTCAGAGGCGCTGTTCATCAATAGCCAGGGCGGCCGGCTATCGGGCCGATCAGTCGAGCGGCGCTTTGCTGCCCATGCCCGTAAAATTGGCATGCCAACCCATGTCCATCCGCATATGCTGCGGCATTCGTTTGCCACACATTTGCTGCAATCCAGCGGCGATCTCAGGGCGGTGCAGGAACTTCTGGGTCATGCGCAGATCGCTACAACCCAGGTCTATACCCACTTGGATTTTCAGCGGCTGGCACAGGTTTATGATGCTGCCCACCCCCGAGCCCGGCGAAAGCCCGGCACGGACGGGAACAATTGATTTTGGAGCCTTTATGTCTGCACCAGTTGCAAATCAAACCGCGCCAGCGGTAATCCCTGTCACGATTCTGACGGGCTTTCTCGGCGCGGGGAAAACCACGCTTTTAAAGCGCATCTTGAGTGAGCCCCACGGCGAGCGGATTGCAGTCATTGAAAACGAATTCGGCCAAGAGAGTATCGATAACGAGCTGCTGTTCGGCGATACCCAAGAGCGGATCGTTGAAATGAACAATGGCTGTATTTGTTGC
The nucleotide sequence above comes from beta proteobacterium MWH-UniP1. Encoded proteins:
- a CDS encoding lysophospholipid acyltransferase family protein, encoding MILLFKLAAALPLWVARGIGLALGWLVWALSPRYRQLTRDNWARACESGRLGPLLQRSPARAARILRQSIGHAGLIAAELPKIWCDPASATRMRITGMDAVKEAIGRGRGVVILTPHLGAFELSARAFAQHLPITVLYRPARQAALRRLMEALRPLPQMATAPANSAGVRQLLRALRKGEAVGMLPDQVPSSGEGLWADFFGRPAYTMTLPIRLAQTTGAVIVWALAIRTQRGWHLDLSVWDVDLQNKSVSMEALIDQMNKALETQIARAPEQYLWAYNRYKTPKGVVLLGHERPESPGESS
- a CDS encoding DUF484 family protein, producing MTQKEPTLDLGSTLTAMQVADYLKAHPDFFDQHPHVLGDINVPHPESGKAISLVERQAMVLRDRIKSMELKLADLLRHGQENDAISNSIQRWVRGLFLHNDLDGLPTFLADSLATTFNVPQVAISIWNCSEEWRDNDWVGSPTADFVSQIDGLRAPICGPAGLSSAARLLPEAGRDCQSMAILPLRMGAAPEAYGVLILGSPDPRRFSADMGVAFLERISEIASAALSPLYANTNA
- the xerC gene encoding tyrosine recombinase XerC yields the protein MPTPTLDSFVNDFLNSLAHERRYSAHTVSNYRRDLAKLVAALSAKPVQEIRAVDIRQQVGQWRMGGLSPKSISRRLSAWRSFFDWLSQRITLSANPAKSVRAPKPAKRLPKALSTDWAVQFVAGDSGQAEAQTGEQDEFLRARDTAMLELMYSCGLRLSELVSLNDRPPASSIGQGFGWVDTQAQEVLVVGKGNKTRRVPIGGPALAALAHWRSCRAKHPNGAMSEALFINSQGGRLSGRSVERRFAAHARKIGMPTHVHPHMLRHSFATHLLQSSGDLRAVQELLGHAQIATTQVYTHLDFQRLAQVYDAAHPRARRKPGTDGNN
- a CDS encoding lipid A biosynthesis acyltransferase, which gives rise to MNRALTWLLLWGCRLISFGPRPLLRGIAWVLGQLVFWVAAQRRHVALVNLKICFPHWTQMQRRAVAKRHFYFYARAFLERFEIWFGSEERLRRRVKIMGLANFTAHEGKPVIILAPHFLGLDAGGVRFQLERQFASMYSRQSNPVLDDWTRRGRTRFNEPLILPRHQGMTTIARWLRRGVPLYFLPDMDLGTRDAVFAPFFGEPAATVTSVVRLSRLLGATVVPLVTRMTDDGYEATFYPGWQHPNDDQQETLEQAATKMNQFIEQRILEMPEQYLWTHRRFKSRPPGMASVYG
- the dapF gene encoding diaminopimelate epimerase, which produces MKIAFTKMQGAGNDFVVIDATRAPLSFTTQQWQRIADRRFGVGADQILIVEASDTPQADFVYRIFNADGQEVEQCGNGARCFARFVRDHGLSTAETIRVKTKSGIISPTIHADGTVTVDMGIPRYLPEAVGFDASGLPHRHEDRAELWELCPPHGAAFWISVVSMGNPHAVQYVTGLADYPVQDIGAWLESHPRFRHRVNAGFAEMVSSQEINLRVFERGSGETLACGTGACAAVVSGILRGMLKADAAVSVNTRGGRLVIRWPGNAQGHVMMTGPAEPVFEGVIEL